A window of Deltaproteobacteria bacterium contains these coding sequences:
- the fliP gene encoding flagellar type III secretion system pore protein FliP (The bacterial flagellar biogenesis protein FliP forms a type III secretion system (T3SS)-type pore required for flagellar assembly.), with protein sequence MPNLQIPKPRGNSVSPRNYFTLASPAAFLILLYSPSAYAESAVPFISINAGSTGDLTNSEVFSGLKLSFLLSALVFIPSLLMTMTCFTRIAIVLALTRQAMGTAQTPPNQILLGLALFLTFAIMGPIFTTIYDDAVVPYTEDKIDHKQALHDAFTPLKTFMLKHTREQDLELFVEVTRTTLPESPQQLGPSVVIPAFVLSELNSAFQIGFLIFLPFLILDMIISSILTSMSMITLPPTIISLPIKLMLFVVIDGWHLIIGNLISSYHL encoded by the coding sequence ATGCCCAACTTGCAAATTCCAAAGCCAAGGGGTAACAGCGTGTCGCCAAGAAACTACTTCACATTGGCATCACCCGCGGCATTTTTGATATTACTCTATTCGCCTAGCGCCTATGCCGAATCAGCCGTACCTTTTATTTCCATTAACGCTGGCAGCACTGGAGACTTAACAAATAGCGAGGTGTTTTCTGGTCTTAAACTCTCCTTTCTCCTAAGTGCGTTAGTCTTTATCCCATCTCTCTTGATGACGATGACGTGTTTTACGCGCATTGCCATAGTTTTAGCGTTAACTAGACAAGCCATGGGAACTGCTCAAACACCTCCTAACCAGATTCTGCTTGGATTAGCGCTTTTTCTTACGTTTGCAATCATGGGTCCAATTTTTACTACAATTTATGATGATGCCGTGGTTCCCTATACTGAGGATAAAATAGACCATAAGCAAGCCTTACACGATGCGTTTACGCCATTAAAGACATTTATGTTAAAGCACACTCGCGAACAGGATCTAGAACTGTTTGTGGAAGTCACGCGCACGACCTTGCCAGAGTCGCCGCAGCAACTGGGCCCATCGGTTGTCATACCAGCCTTCGTTTTAAGCGAGCTTAACTCGGCGTTTCAAATTGGGTTTTTGATCTTTCTTCCATTTCTAATTCTCGACATGATCATCTCCTCGATTCTCACATCGATGAGTATGATTACGTTGCCGCCAACTATAATATCGCTACCGATAAAACTCATGCTCTTTGTCGTAATCGACGGCTGGCATCTCATTATTGGCAATTTAATCAGCAGTTATCACTTGTAG
- a CDS encoding flagellar biosynthetic protein FliO, whose translation MNIRLLVAIRSFADCALMYSFVIILSMYLALPQLALADSQSQSSLAMHDDAHVKTLQTTDYSAVGSNLTPIGESARNVAKGLAYAIAVLALITTAFSRLRKKCGTSGESQIAITCRMPIGPRSALLLVEVKGQSYLISNTADSINLIADLSQTTTFSQTIHDLITDSSAFAPANAQLANSKAKG comes from the coding sequence GTGAATATTCGATTACTAGTCGCCATAAGAAGCTTTGCCGATTGTGCCCTCATGTACAGTTTCGTCATAATACTCTCGATGTATCTTGCTTTGCCGCAACTAGCACTGGCCGATAGTCAATCACAATCCTCACTAGCGATGCACGACGATGCTCATGTTAAGACCTTACAGACCACGGACTACAGTGCGGTGGGAAGCAATTTAACTCCCATCGGCGAAAGTGCGCGCAATGTGGCCAAGGGCTTGGCCTACGCCATAGCGGTTTTGGCTCTAATAACCACAGCATTTTCTCGACTACGAAAAAAATGTGGCACATCAGGCGAATCTCAAATTGCCATCACCTGCAGGATGCCCATAGGCCCAAGAAGTGCATTGCTCTTAGTTGAGGTTAAGGGACAATCCTACTTAATAAGCAACACAGCAGACAGCATCAATCTAATTGCCGATCTTAGCCAAACAACTACTTTTTCTCAGACGATACACGACCTGATTACAGACAGCAGTGCTTTCGCTCCCGCTAATGCCCAACTTGCAAATTCCAAAGCCAAGGGGTAA